Proteins encoded within one genomic window of Amycolatopsis nigrescens CSC17Ta-90:
- a CDS encoding FAD-dependent monooxygenase, translating to MTATAYPELPVLVVGGGSVGLLTAALLSHHGVPAVLAERRSGPSVHPRATGIAARTVEVLRELGLDTAVDAAAVDLRGGAGKAVARTVVEMGTGDVMTVPMPAPSATELDTTPFRLRGVCAQDRLDAVVAADLARRGADLRWSTSLVGIAQDADGVDVELEGPDGRYSLRCARVVAADGAHSTVRTALGVATSGAGDLGKSMINILFRADLRPHLRGMSFATCTITTPEAPGLLATVDGETNWVLHVACDVDGGERPEDFTHERCATIVQAAVGDPDLDVEVRSVLPWRPRSSLADRFAVGRVFLVGDAAHTVSPMGAFGLNTGVADAHNLAWKLAAVHQGEAGAGLLDTYAQEREPVAAATQDQAMRRLADPALHWGRGPEADAARAAAGVWAAPVVHLGQRYDSAAVIDPRPQLPSTVDLAVALDGSPGSRVPHAWVDGVSTLDLVASRWTLLVGAAGEEWLAAAADAGLPAHRIAAPWLSDDGALLVRPDAIVAMRVAAPVPDPARFLADVLDQVLVRSVAVPST from the coding sequence ATGACAGCAACAGCGTATCCAGAATTGCCAGTGCTCGTGGTCGGAGGCGGCAGCGTCGGACTGCTCACCGCGGCGCTGCTCAGCCACCACGGCGTCCCCGCGGTGCTCGCCGAACGCCGGTCCGGGCCGTCGGTCCACCCGCGCGCCACCGGCATCGCGGCGCGCACCGTCGAGGTCCTCCGCGAGCTCGGGCTCGACACCGCCGTCGACGCCGCCGCGGTCGACCTCCGGGGCGGCGCGGGCAAGGCGGTGGCGCGGACCGTCGTCGAGATGGGCACTGGCGACGTCATGACCGTGCCCATGCCGGCCCCCTCGGCCACTGAACTGGACACGACGCCGTTCAGGCTGCGCGGCGTCTGCGCGCAGGACCGCCTCGACGCCGTGGTGGCAGCCGACCTGGCGCGCCGCGGAGCGGATCTGCGCTGGTCGACCAGCCTGGTCGGGATCGCGCAGGACGCGGACGGGGTCGACGTCGAGCTGGAGGGGCCCGACGGCCGCTACTCGTTGCGCTGCGCGCGCGTGGTGGCCGCGGACGGCGCGCACAGCACCGTGCGGACCGCGCTCGGCGTGGCCACCTCCGGGGCCGGCGACCTGGGCAAGTCGATGATCAACATCCTGTTCCGCGCCGACCTCCGGCCCCATCTGCGTGGAATGTCCTTCGCCACCTGCACGATCACCACGCCGGAGGCGCCCGGCCTGCTGGCGACCGTGGACGGCGAGACGAACTGGGTCCTCCACGTCGCTTGCGACGTCGATGGGGGCGAGCGTCCCGAGGACTTCACGCACGAGCGCTGCGCCACGATCGTCCAGGCGGCGGTCGGCGACCCCGACCTCGACGTCGAGGTGCGCAGCGTGCTCCCCTGGCGACCCCGGAGCTCCCTGGCCGACCGCTTCGCCGTCGGCCGCGTGTTCCTCGTCGGCGACGCCGCGCACACCGTGTCGCCGATGGGCGCGTTCGGCCTCAACACCGGGGTCGCCGACGCGCACAACCTGGCGTGGAAGCTGGCCGCCGTGCACCAGGGCGAGGCGGGCGCCGGGCTGCTCGACACCTACGCGCAGGAGCGCGAGCCGGTTGCCGCGGCGACGCAGGACCAGGCGATGCGCAGGCTCGCCGACCCGGCGCTGCACTGGGGGCGCGGACCTGAGGCCGACGCCGCCAGGGCAGCCGCAGGGGTGTGGGCGGCGCCGGTCGTGCACCTCGGCCAGCGGTACGACTCGGCCGCCGTCATCGACCCGCGGCCGCAACTTCCGTCCACTGTGGACCTGGCGGTGGCGCTGGACGGGTCGCCGGGTTCACGGGTGCCCCACGCGTGGGTCGACGGGGTTTCCACGCTCGATCTGGTCGCGTCCCGGTGGACCCTGCTGGTGGGCGCCGCGGGCGAGGAGTGGCTCGCCGCCGCGGCGGACGCCGGCCTGCCGGCGCACCGGATCGCCGCACCGTGGCTGTCCGACGACGGGGCCCTGCTCGTGCGACCGGACGCGATCGTCGCGATGCGGGTCGCGGCACCGGTTCCGGACCCGGCGCGGTTCCTCGCCGACGTCCTGGACCAGGTGCTGGTGAGATCGGTCGCGGTGCCGAGCACCTGA
- a CDS encoding TetR/AcrR family transcriptional regulator C-terminal domain-containing protein, whose amino-acid sequence MTEPAPWSVWTRPRPEPRRRAPGVDQYVAAALAVADAEGLAAVSMRRVAGDLGSGTATLYRYITNRDELVDLMIDAAQGEDPLPEPSRDWRAGLAAVAHALRATLLRHPWLAGELTGRPSLGPNSLRRSESALRAAVALTPDITMASQALGAVRAYVLGSVATQQAARRAEQRTGLTEEQWQRSVGPYIREVIAAGEHPMLARRVHEAEELEPDVEFAFGLDCVLDGLAARMGR is encoded by the coding sequence ATGACCGAACCCGCTCCTTGGTCGGTGTGGACAAGGCCTCGCCCCGAACCGCGCCGGCGCGCGCCGGGGGTGGACCAGTACGTGGCCGCCGCACTGGCCGTCGCCGATGCGGAGGGTTTGGCCGCGGTGTCGATGCGCCGGGTCGCGGGCGACCTCGGTTCCGGGACGGCCACCCTCTACCGCTACATCACCAACCGCGACGAACTGGTGGACCTGATGATCGACGCGGCGCAGGGCGAGGACCCGCTCCCCGAGCCCTCGCGGGACTGGCGCGCCGGCCTGGCCGCGGTCGCGCACGCGCTGCGCGCGACCCTGCTGCGGCATCCGTGGTTGGCGGGCGAACTGACGGGCAGGCCCTCGCTCGGCCCCAACTCGTTGCGGCGGTCCGAATCCGCGCTGCGCGCCGCTGTCGCGCTCACGCCCGACATCACCATGGCCTCGCAGGCACTCGGTGCCGTGCGCGCGTACGTGCTGGGCTCGGTGGCCACCCAGCAGGCCGCCCGGCGCGCCGAGCAGCGCACCGGCCTGACCGAGGAGCAGTGGCAGCGCAGCGTCGGCCCCTACATCCGCGAGGTCATCGCGGCGGGCGAGCACCCGATGCTCGCCCGCCGCGTGCACGAAGCCGAGGAACTCGAGCCCGACGTCGAGTTCGCGTTCGGCCTGGACTGCGTGCTCGACGGTCTCGCGGCCCGAATGGGTCGCTGA
- the rox gene encoding rifampin monooxygenase, whose amino-acid sequence MDSPRFFDVIIAGCGPAGAMLAAELRLHDVRVLVLEKETEPVSFVRIVGLHIRSLELMAMRGLLDRLLEHGRKRPAGGFFAAIAKPAPEGLDSAHAYLLGIPQPVVVRLLEEHAIQLGAQVRRGCAVAGFEQDDEGVTVELATGEQLRSRYLVGCDGARSAVRKLLGVGFPGEPSRNETLMGEMEAGVSSEEIAAKAAEIHHQRFWLRPFGKGVYSVLVPAAEVSDRTKPPTLEDFKQQLRAIAGTDFGVHSPRWLSRFGDATRLAERYRAGRVLLAGDAAHIHPPLGGQGLNLGIQDAVNLGWKLAAQIRGWAPETLLDTYQAERRPVAEDVLDNTRAQLELSSTEPGPQAVRRLLTELMDFDEVNRHLIEKITAIDIRYDFGEGPDLLGRRLRDIDVKQGQLYGLLQHGRGLLLDRTERLTVGGWSDRVDHLADPTAALDVPCVLLRPDGHVAWIGDDQRDLDDQLSRWFGEPAG is encoded by the coding sequence ATGGATTCTCCGCGGTTTTTCGACGTGATCATTGCCGGGTGCGGGCCGGCCGGCGCGATGCTGGCCGCCGAATTGCGGCTGCACGATGTGCGGGTACTCGTGCTGGAGAAGGAAACCGAGCCCGTGTCGTTCGTCCGCATAGTCGGCCTGCACATTCGCAGTCTCGAATTGATGGCGATGCGCGGACTGCTGGATCGCCTTCTCGAACACGGAAGAAAGCGTCCGGCCGGCGGTTTCTTCGCCGCCATCGCCAAACCCGCGCCAGAGGGCCTGGATTCCGCGCACGCCTATCTGCTGGGCATCCCGCAGCCGGTCGTCGTTCGCCTGCTCGAAGAACACGCGATCCAACTGGGTGCGCAGGTCCGGCGCGGTTGTGCGGTGGCCGGTTTCGAGCAGGACGACGAGGGTGTGACCGTCGAGCTGGCCACCGGCGAACAGCTGCGTTCGCGCTATCTCGTCGGCTGTGACGGCGCGCGCAGTGCGGTGCGCAAACTGCTCGGCGTCGGCTTCCCCGGCGAGCCATCGCGGAACGAGACGCTGATGGGCGAAATGGAAGCGGGGGTGTCGTCGGAGGAGATCGCCGCCAAAGCGGCCGAAATCCACCATCAGCGATTCTGGCTCCGCCCCTTCGGTAAAGGGGTCTACAGCGTCCTGGTCCCCGCCGCGGAAGTCAGCGACCGCACGAAACCGCCCACCCTCGAGGATTTCAAACAACAGCTGCGCGCCATCGCCGGAACCGACTTCGGCGTGCACTCCCCGCGCTGGTTGTCCCGTTTCGGGGATGCCACCCGGCTGGCCGAACGTTATCGGGCCGGGCGAGTGCTGCTGGCCGGCGATGCGGCGCACATCCATCCACCCCTCGGCGGGCAGGGCCTCAACCTGGGAATTCAGGACGCGGTCAACCTCGGCTGGAAGCTGGCCGCGCAGATCCGCGGCTGGGCGCCGGAAACGCTGCTGGACACCTACCAGGCCGAACGTCGTCCGGTCGCCGAGGACGTGCTGGACAACACCCGCGCCCAGCTGGAGCTGTCGTCCACCGAACCTGGCCCGCAGGCCGTGCGCAGGCTGCTCACCGAACTGATGGACTTCGACGAGGTGAACCGCCACCTGATCGAGAAGATCACCGCGATCGATATCCGCTACGACTTCGGCGAAGGCCCCGACCTGCTCGGCCGCCGGCTGCGCGACATCGACGTGAAACAGGGCCAGCTCTACGGGTTGCTGCAGCACGGCCGCGGCCTGCTGCTGGACCGCACCGAACGCCTGACCGTCGGCGGCTGGTCGGACCGGGTCGATCACCTCGCGGATCCCACCGCGGCACTGGATGTTCCGTGCGTCCTGCTACGCCCCGACGGCCACGTCGCCTGGATCGGCGACGATCAGCGGGACCTGGACGACCAACTTTCCCGCTGGTTCGGCGAACCCGCCGGCTGA